The following proteins come from a genomic window of Nicotiana tomentosiformis chromosome 12, ASM39032v3, whole genome shotgun sequence:
- the LOC104115484 gene encoding uncharacterized protein, producing the protein MIACLESSGSRGGIMMLRDCRIWKAKVVQIGAYTLACKFEALLQNFECHITGVYTPNCNIERRKDWWEIGAVRGLVEGPWVVCSNFNITRFSSEKRNCLRRSRAMVKFSDFIDDMNLIDLPLEGGVYTWFKGHNQIISSRVDRILISEEWDDTFRNIKQSLLQRLISDHVPVSLQCGRPDFMLVCKMKALKGKLKEWSRSSQENLGLQRPTC; encoded by the exons ATGATTGCTTGTCTGGAGTCTAGTGGTTCTAGAGGGGGCATTATGATGTTAAGGGATTGTAGAATCTGGAAAGCGAAAGTCGTTCAAATTGGAGCCTATACACTCGCATGCAAATTTGAGGCACTATTGCAGAACTTTGAATGTCACATAACAGGGGTGTATACCCCAAACTGTAATATTGAGAGGAGGAAAGATTGGTGGGAGATAGGAGCTGTGAGGGGTTTGGTGGAGGGCCCATGGGTTGTTTGTAGTAATTTTAACATTACCAGATTTTCTTCCGAGAAAAGGAACTGCCTTAGGAGATCCAGAGCTATGGtgaaattttcagattttatAGATGATATGAATCTGATCGATCTTCCACTAGAAGGAGGTGTCTATACCTGGTTCAAAGGGCATAATCAAATAATCTCCTCAAGAGTTGATAGAATCCTGATCTCTGAAGAATGGGATGACACTTTCAGGAACATCAAGCAATCCCTCCTCCAACGACTAATCTCTGACCATGTTCCCGTGTCTTTACAATGTG GGAGGCCAGATTTCATGTTAGTTTGTAAAATGAAAGCACTCAAAGGCAAGCTGAAGGAATGGAGTAGAAGTAGCCAGGAAAATTTGGGATTGCAAAGACCAACATGCTAA
- the LOC104115482 gene encoding uncharacterized protein isoform X1, with protein sequence MGFSFNQDYPNTSKRFKFLASTLKDAFSNCHSFRKSSHSTPEEDDPICDYDNEDEQVFISAVISKYMELKCRRKTNNSTDKFTWAFSPTTGDLFISARLRQKEEDNEDQEKEEREDFYSVASRLSPCSTSTSFEAFVTAKTIFSRSSSVDRIDFQDLWRHSVIQEFSHCEGWPFGLYQKALLLPPLPKSPSDSWSWRKSAGI encoded by the exons ATGGGATTCTCTTTTAATCAAGACTATCCAAATACTTCCAAGAGATTCAAATTCCTTGCCTCAACCCTCAAGGATGCATTTTCCAACTGTCATTCCTTTCGGAAAAGTTCACATTCAACTCCAGAAGAGGATGATCCGATTTGCGACTATGATAATGAAGATGAA CAGGTATTTATATCAGCAGTGATAAGTAAATACATGGAGttgaaatgcagaagaaagacAAACAACTCAACTGATAAGTTTACCTGGGCTTTCTCTCCAACAACAGGAGATTTATTCATATCTGCAAGATTAAGACAAAAGGAGGAGGACAATGAAGATCAAGAAAAGGAAGAAAGGGAAGATTTTTACTCTGTTGCTAGTCGTCTTTCTCCCTGCTCAACTTCTACAAGTTTTGAGGCATTTGTCACAGCTAAAACAATCTTTTCTCGTTCTTCAAGCGTAGACAGGATTGACTTCCAAGATCTCTGGAGGCATTCTGTTATTCAGGAATTCTCTCACTGTGAAGGATGGCCATTTGGCCTATACCAAAAAGCCTTGTTGCTTCCACCTTTGCCAAAATCACCATCTGATTCTTGGTCATGGCGTAAGAGTGCTGGAATATAA
- the LOC104115482 gene encoding uncharacterized protein isoform X2, protein MGFSFNQDYPNTSKRFKFLASTLKDAFSNCHSFRKSSHSTPEEDDPICDYDNEDEVFISAVISKYMELKCRRKTNNSTDKFTWAFSPTTGDLFISARLRQKEEDNEDQEKEEREDFYSVASRLSPCSTSTSFEAFVTAKTIFSRSSSVDRIDFQDLWRHSVIQEFSHCEGWPFGLYQKALLLPPLPKSPSDSWSWRKSAGI, encoded by the exons ATGGGATTCTCTTTTAATCAAGACTATCCAAATACTTCCAAGAGATTCAAATTCCTTGCCTCAACCCTCAAGGATGCATTTTCCAACTGTCATTCCTTTCGGAAAAGTTCACATTCAACTCCAGAAGAGGATGATCCGATTTGCGACTATGATAATGAAGATGAA GTATTTATATCAGCAGTGATAAGTAAATACATGGAGttgaaatgcagaagaaagacAAACAACTCAACTGATAAGTTTACCTGGGCTTTCTCTCCAACAACAGGAGATTTATTCATATCTGCAAGATTAAGACAAAAGGAGGAGGACAATGAAGATCAAGAAAAGGAAGAAAGGGAAGATTTTTACTCTGTTGCTAGTCGTCTTTCTCCCTGCTCAACTTCTACAAGTTTTGAGGCATTTGTCACAGCTAAAACAATCTTTTCTCGTTCTTCAAGCGTAGACAGGATTGACTTCCAAGATCTCTGGAGGCATTCTGTTATTCAGGAATTCTCTCACTGTGAAGGATGGCCATTTGGCCTATACCAAAAAGCCTTGTTGCTTCCACCTTTGCCAAAATCACCATCTGATTCTTGGTCATGGCGTAAGAGTGCTGGAATATAA